CGCCGTCGACGAAGATCTCGAGATCTGGAACGTCGGATTCGATGGCCACCGTCGCGAGCTGGCCCTCCACCGGCTCGAGGGTGATCTGCACCGACTCCGTGCGCCCCCCTGCAATGCGAACTTCCCGCCTTACGGGACGATGCCCCCGCGCCACCACCACCAGGCGACGCGTGCCGCTGGTGACTCGTAGGGGAGCCGCTGGTGTCTTGGCGACCTCCAGTCCGTCGAGTTCGATGCTGGCTCCCTTCACGTTGACCTTCACGTCGAGCTGAGCCACCCGCGCCGCTTGTTCCGCCCGACGGCGCTTGGCGTCAGCCAGCTTCTCAGCCGGCAACGCGCCCGGGTTGGCCAGCAGCTTGTCGTAGGCGTCCGTCGCCTCAACCGCGCGCCCCATCGTCGCGTGTACGCCTGCGATGTTGTACAGCACGAGCGGGTGCGGAATGAGGGCGTAGGCGCGCTCGAACTCCGCGAGGGCACCACCGTCGTCGCCAGCATTGAAGAGCTCCAGCGCACGATCGAAGCGCTCGCGAGCTTCGCGCTTCTGCTCGGCGCTCTGCGCAGCAGCCGAACTCGCGAGGCACAGCCCAATGAGCAGCGAGGCAAGGCGCGTCCGCATCTAGCGACTACTACTAGAGCACGGAACGCGGTGAAAGCGCTCCCTCTGGCAAAACAGTTCCGTTCCGTGCTCGCGCGCGGGAGCACGCTCGGCTGAGGCCGCGGTTTGGGCGAAGCCCCAACGAGACGAAGCTAGGACGCCGAGCTGCTCGGCGTCCTAGAACGGGTTCTCGCTAGCGACACCGTGTTCGTTCGCGCGCGTGGTCGGCGTCGGTTTGGCGGTCGGCTTACCGATGCTGGGGCCGGGTGCGGCCGCGGGCTGGGGCTTTGTTGAGGGCGCCGCCGTCGACTCAGGCGCAGACGCGGACGGTGGCGGCGTGGAAGGAGGAAGCGCCGATCCCGAAGGGCTGACGTCGAGGACCGCGGACGCAGCGACGGGAGGCAGCGCCACGCCAGGCTTTGGCTCGGCAGCCGCGGCTCCAGCCACGCTCGGCGAGGCGGGCGACCTCAGCGCCAGCCAAGTTCCCACAACGCCGATGACAGTCGCGGCGCCTCCGACGACGAGCAGTCGTTTCGTGCGAGTCGGGGGTGCGGCCACGGCTGGCGGCTGCACGCCGTTTCGACTGAGTCCGTCGATGGTCGCCATCGCGGGGTCGGGACTGCGCTGGGTGAGCGGAGCGCGGAGGCCCGCGCCCTCTTCCACGTCGGGCACGCTGCGCTGCGTGCGTGCGGGTGCCACCTCCGAGAGCGGAGTCTCGTCCAGCAGCACGGTCGAGGCGATCGGCGGCTTCGACGCTGCCATCGTGCGCGCCATGCTGTTGGCTGATCCGAGGTTTTCGAGGGCCGCGGCGAAGGCGAGCGCGCCCCGCGGGCGACCGCTCCTTTCCTTCGCCATTGCCGCGGCAATCAGATCGCACAGCGCCGGCGAAAGCTCTTCGCGCAACACGTCGGGCGGGGTGTAGTCCCCAACGAAGATCTTCACGCTCAGCTCCGGGAGTGTCTCCGCGACGAAGGGCTTCTGTCCGGTCAGGCACTCGTAGAGAACGACGCCCAAAGCGTACACGTCCGCGCCGACGTCCGCGGCTTCGCCTCGCACTTGCTCGGGGGCCATGTAGTAGGGCGTGCCGAGGAGTGCTCCCTCTTGGGTCACGTCTCGGGTCCCAAAGCGCTCCTTGTCGAACTTGGAGATGCCGAAATCCAGGATCTTCACCGTCACGTCGAGACCGCGCAGCAGGAACAGATTCTCGGGCTTCAAGTCGCGATGCACGATGCCGGCCTCGTGAGCCGCGTGCACGCCACGCGCCGCCTGCAGCAGGATCTCCACGGCTTCCTCGACCGCCAGGCGCCCCTTGCGCTCCAGGCGATCCGCGAGGGATTCGCCCTCCAAAAGCTCCATGACCAGGTAGGGCTCGCCGCCGGGCAAGCGGCCAGCGTCGAAGCACTCGACGATGTGCTGATTGCCGATGCGGCCTGCCGCGGACGCCTCACGAAGAAAGCGCTCGACGGCTTGCGGATTCGAAGCCGACGGACCGTGGAGCATCTTCAGCGCACGGCGGTGCTTGGTGAAGAGATGCTCGACTTCATAGACCGCGCCCATGCCGCCCTCGCCGAGCTTGCGAATCACGCGCAGCTTGTCGGCAACGATGTCCCCCTGGGTCAGTACGGATTCCATGAGCGGCGGACTTCAAGTGTTCGCACGCCGCTCCTTCGCGTCAACTTCCGGCGGGCGACTTCAATCGAGAGCGTAACTCGACAGGCGCGTGGCCAGTTCGGCCCAGGAGCCGCCGAGGGCGCGCTCCGCCAGGGGGTAGAGCACGCCTTCCTCCTTCATGTTGTGCTGCTGCGTCAGCATCAGCAGCGTGTCGCCGTGGTCCAACACGCCCTCGAAGTCTGCCTGGCGCGCCAGATCTTGCATGGCGTCGAGGACTCCGCGCATCTGCTCGTGCTCCGCACGCATCACGAACGTGGGTCCTCCCTGCATACCCGTCGCGGCTTCCAAGGCGGGAAAGAGGACTTCCTCCTCCATGCGCAGGTGGCGCCGCAGGGCTCGGTCGAAGCGGGCAAATGCGGCTTCTTCGCCACTTCCGCCTTCCACAGCAGCCTCGAAGGCGGCCCAGAGCGCGTCGCATTCTCGATGATCCTGGGTGAAGAATTCGATGGGACCGGCCACAAACCACCTCCGAACGGAATTGTGTTATCAGCCGATAACATGACGTTCGGGGTCCGGCGAGAGAAAACCGACCGCCGGGGGCAGATCATCCAAGCCACCCTCGAGCTGCTCGGTGAGGTGAACCTCGATCAGTTGACCACGCGGCAGATCGCCAAGGCCTTGGGCGTTTCTCAGCCTTCACTGTTTCGCCACTTCCCGTCCAAAGACCAATTGCTGCTCGAGGTCGTCGAGCACGCACGCGCAGAGTTGTTGGAGATGGGGGCTCGCGTGCTCGAACGACACAAGAGCGGACGAGCGCGACTGGAAGAACTCGCTGCCACCTTGTTCGAACACCTACAGAAGCATCCAGGCCTCCCGCGCCTGCTCTTCGCCCACGCTGCCATCGGCGACGGCCCGCTGTTCGACGCACTGCGCGGTCTGCACGCATCCCAAGCCGCGCTCTTGACGGAGTTGGTGCGACAAGGCCAGGCGGAGGGCAGCTTGGCTCCCGACATTCAACCGCAGGATGCCGCGACGCTCTTCGTCGGGCTGCTTCAGGGAATAACGCTGTCCCGCCGCTTGCTCCCGCGGGACGAATCCTTGGTGACCGAAGGCAGGCGTCTGCTCGGCCTGTGGCTGCGCGGCATGCAGAGCGACGCTGAATGCACGGCGGTGCCCCGCATAGCCGCCGAACCGCAGCCTCGTCCGAACGGCCCGCCGCTCGCGCTGCTCGATGTTGCGCCCATCTTGAAGGGTGGGGTCGATCCCCTCGACACGATCTTGGAGCACCTGGCGAGGGTGGGACCGACGGGCGTGCTCTTGGTATTCGCGCCCTTCCGCCCCTCGCCGCTCATCCAACTCCTCACCGAGCGCGGTCACGGCGTCGAAGTGGAGCGCTTGTCCAGCCGCTACTTTCGCGTGCAAATCGTCAACGGCGGCGGCCTGCGGATCGCAGATCTGCGCGAGCTGGAAGCGCCCGAACCCCTCGAACGCGTGCTGGAAGCCGCCGCCACGCTGCGCGATGGAGCCGTGTATCTGGCGCGCTTACCTCGTCATCCGCGCATGCTGTTGCCACATCTGGACGCGCGCGCAGTTCGCTATCGAGTGCTTGACGAACCCGACGGCAGTGCGCTGCTGCGCGTCGAAGGCACAGTCGCCGAGTAGAGCCGGCATGAGCGACATGAACACCGCGGGGCTGCGTTTGGAACAAGCGCCGCCGCTCTCCGTCGTAGCAGGCTTCTTCGTGGTCGCGCCGCTGTTCCTCGTCGCGGGCGGAGTGCTCCTGCTGGTGCACGGCTCCGCGCTGCTGGCAACTCGCCTCTCGAGCGCGACCGCGGCCCTCGCTCACTTCGCCACACTGGGCTTCTTGGCTTCCACCATGCTGGGTGCGCTCTACCAGATGATCCCTGTGGTGGCCGGGCGCCCAGTGCCCTTCGTTCGCGTCGCCTACGCAGTGCTCGGCCTCCACGTCCTAGGCGTGTCGAGCCTCGCCGTGGGGCTACTCGGTGACAGCCGCCCAGCACTGCACAGCGCTGCCACGTGTCTTGGCCTCGGCTTCATCGGATTCCTTGGTCCCGTGCTGACCGCCGTGTTTCGCGCGCCCACGCGAACCGCGACGACGCGCGGCATGGCGGTGGCTTTGGCGGGCCTGTGCGTCGTGGTGGTGCTCGGCACTACGCTTGCGGCAACACGCGGCTCGAGTGCCCTCGGCGCCGAGTATCCGCGGTTACTCGTGCTTCACGCCGGATTTGGCTTGGTCGTGTGGCTCGGGGGCCTCGTGTGCGCCGTCAGCTTTCAGGTCGTGCCGATGTTCTACTTGGCGCCAGAGAGCAGATCTGCAGTGCCGTTCGGCATCGTCGTCGCGATCGCATTGACGCTGCTCGGCTTGATGAGCGTGCTCGTGCTGCGCCCCGACTCCGACCTCTTCTGGCTGGCCGCGCTCGCTCCCGGCGGCGTCGCGGTGTGGGGAGTGCATCCGGTCGTCACCTTGCGAGCCTTGGCAGCGCGTCGACGGAAGCGTTCGGATCCGAGCCTTCGCTCGTGGCAACTGGGTCTCGCGTGCGGAACCGTGCTGCTGCCCCTCGCGATCGCAGCTTCGTGGTTGGAGGACTCGCGCTGGGCCATCGCCCTGGGCTGGCTGCTGCTAGTGGGTTGGGGCACGAGCATCGTGCAAGGAATGCTCAGTCGCATCGTGCCTTTCCTGGTGTGGTTTCACCGTTTCTCGTCCTGGATCGGCAAAGCGCCAGTTCCGCCCATGCGTCGCCTGTGGCCCGCAGGTCCGGGCCGCGCTGCGCCCTACGCGCAACTCTTCACCGTGCTCGCCGGCCTGCTTGCCATCGCGCTACGCAGCGACTGGGCCGCACGCGCAGCCGGCGTGGGCCTCGCCAGCGTGGGCACGCTCCTGCTCTACTGCGTCGCACGCGTCCTGCGAGAACCTGCGCCCGTCGCACCTGCGCCCGCAGCGGGCGGCAATCCGGTCACGATGACGTGACTCACCTGTTGGCCCCCGGGGGCCACTCGGGTTGGGGTTGGGGTTGGGTCTCGCCGCGCGGCACCGCGGACGTCGCCTCCCACCCTGCGCGACGCGCACGCGAACCACCGGGACGGTCCTGACAGCCGCCAAGCGAGGTTGTCGTTTGCCGGCCAATGACGCCCTGAACCAACCAACCCTCTGCGAATCTCCGCGACCCTGGCGTCGTAGCGGAAAAAAAAGCCCGCCCAGTTGCGAAGACTACTCCGCGACCAGGAACGGCCCTAGTGCGGGATGCCGCTGACGGCGTCGCGGGCGATGAGCTGGCCCGCGGAGGCGTCTTCGCCCTTGTGTCCACTGAGGCGCGTGAGCGTCTTGTTCAGCGTGGCCACGAGCTCCAGCTCCTTTGCGAGGCTGCCATCGTGGGCGTCGTTCATGCGTTTGTGCAATGCGCGCACGAGTTGGTACGCCTCCTCGGTCTTGTTCTGCTGGCCGTGCAGAATCGAGGCCTTCTTCAGAGTCGTGACCTCGTCCACGAGGAGCATGCCGCGCGCGAGGCCCAGGGGCATCTTCGCCTTCGCCAGCAGCGGAAAACTCAATTGATCGCTGTTGCGCCGCTTTTGCGTGTCGACGTAGGTGAGCTGCACGTCGGCGATCGCGCCTGCGGGCGCTGGCAGTGCACCGACCTTCGGCGCGAAACCAAAGTAGATGCCGCCCTTGTCCTTGCTCAGGAAAATCGTCTCGATCTCCATCGACAAGCCACCACTCTTGGTGCGCTTCACCATCTCACCAGGAACCCCGTAGAGCCCGACCAGCTCGAAGCCCTTGCGAGGCGTCACCTCCAGGCGCATGTCGTGGGCGAGCTCGGTCACCAGCGTGTCGAAGTCACGGGTGAAGCGTGCGCGCATGTCCCCGGGCTGGGGAAAGAACACCAAATTGCCGCCTCGCACGCTGCTGATCGCGGTCGCCAACTCGGCACCGAAGTGGGTGGACACCCCGACCGTGGTCAGGCCGATACCCTGCCGGCTGGCTGCGCGAGCCATGCCCATGAAGCTGTCCTTGTCCGTTGCGCCGACGTTGGGCCGCTCGTCGGTGAAGAGCATGACCCGAGTTTGGCCTGCGAACCCGGAGCGGGAGCGAGCGGCGAGATCGAACCCGACGCGCAACCCCTCTTCCATCGCCGTGCTGCCTGCGCTCTGGATCTGATCGATGGCCGTCAGCACCTCGTTGCGTCGACTCAGGGATGTGGGGGCCAAGTGCACATGGCTGCGGTCGCCGTAGAGCACGATGGCAAGGCGATCCCGTGAGGTCATCTGCGTCGCCACCTGACGCAGACTGGCCTTGACCGTGTCGAGGGGATCCCCGCTCATGCTTCCGCTCTTGTCGACGACGGCCACCAGATTGAGAGGCTTTCGGCGCCAGGTCTTCGGATCCAAGTTCGAGGCGAACCCGAGCTGCGCCAGGTAGCGGACCTCGGGTTGCGCTACGAGCTCGGCATTGGCTGCGGCGCCGCTCAAACACAGGATCTGCATGCACGGTCGATTGGACGGAAGGGGCAGATCGTGCTGACTGAGCAGCCCTTCGGCGGTGAAGGTCTTTTCGTGGGGCACTTCGCCGGCCCGAATGCGGTCTCGGGCGTAGTCGATGTCCTGCGCGCCTCCTGGAGTCGCGCCCATGCTCGCGCGGGGCGCCGCGCGTAGTTTCATCGGGGCTGGGTGCGGAGGCGGGTCGCGGTCCTCGTCGCGGACGGGCCGTCGCGCAGACGCGACGGTCGAACAAAACAGTGAAAATCCGCACAAAGCCCAGAGCAGCCGCTTTCCCATCGCCATCGTCCCTTCGCCGGTGAGGGCTGGTACGACCCACGCTGGGAAAAGATCTGCCGTGCTCAGTCTTCGCTGGGTTCGTCGAACTCCACGCGCCGACCGTGCTGACGCATGATGGCGTCGTACTCGGCGAACAGGTTGGTGCCCGTGGGCGTGTGTTTGCGCAGATCGAGCCCGAGCACGCGAGCCGCGAGCAACCCCGAGAGCGCGACGACGCGCCCCTGCTCGGTATAGCGACTGCCCGAACGCAAGTCCGACAGACGCCGTTTGATGGTCTCGGCCAAGCAGCGCTCGATTCGCTCCGAGACGCCGGGAACGTCGAAGGCGTCGCCCAGGGCGCTGGCGTACTCGGAGAATCGTGGAGCGAAGTCCGCGTTGGCTCTTTCCGAGAGCTGCGCCTCACGCTCGCGCGCAGCCGCCAAGGTCTCGTCGAGGACTTCGTGGATGACTTGCACGTCGAAGGGCTTGGGAATGAAGCGAATCGCCAGGTCGCGGGTTTGGCGCTCGAGGCGCACGTCGTCTTCTCCGGTGACCAGGGCAATGGTCATGTCGGGATTGTTGCGACGCAGGTACTCACCGAGGAGCAGGCCCTCCATCCCGGGCAGGCGTTGATCCAAGAACGCAACCTGGAAGCTCCAGCTCACGAGGAGATTCAGGCCGTCTTCTGCCGACTCGGCGGGCACCGCTTGGTGACCGCGACTCAGCACCAGGTCGACCAGCAATCCGCGAGTCCCCGGATCATCGTCGATGATCAGCACGTTCAGCTGTTCCGCATCCGCCTGCATGCCGCACCGAGGTCGAGGGTACGGGACCCAGCGCGCCCTGTCACGACGAGCGCGCTGGAAGGGCGCGAGGTGAGGGCAGACGCGCCCTGAAGCGCGGCTGCAGGCGGCTTCAGACTTCGAAAGTCTGGAAACGGATCTGGTTCTCGTCGGCGATGCCCAGGCC
The nucleotide sequence above comes from Polyangiaceae bacterium. Encoded proteins:
- a CDS encoding protein kinase; translated protein: MESVLTQGDIVADKLRVIRKLGEGGMGAVYEVEHLFTKHRRALKMLHGPSASNPQAVERFLREASAAGRIGNQHIVECFDAGRLPGGEPYLVMELLEGESLADRLERKGRLAVEEAVEILLQAARGVHAAHEAGIVHRDLKPENLFLLRGLDVTVKILDFGISKFDKERFGTRDVTQEGALLGTPYYMAPEQVRGEAADVGADVYALGVVLYECLTGQKPFVAETLPELSVKIFVGDYTPPDVLREELSPALCDLIAAAMAKERSGRPRGALAFAAALENLGSANSMARTMAASKPPIASTVLLDETPLSEVAPARTQRSVPDVEEGAGLRAPLTQRSPDPAMATIDGLSRNGVQPPAVAAPPTRTKRLLVVGGAATVIGVVGTWLALRSPASPSVAGAAAAEPKPGVALPPVAASAVLDVSPSGSALPPSTPPPSASAPESTAAPSTKPQPAAAPGPSIGKPTAKPTPTTRANEHGVASENPF
- a CDS encoding hemerythrin domain-containing protein; translation: MAGPIEFFTQDHRECDALWAAFEAAVEGGSGEEAAFARFDRALRRHLRMEEEVLFPALEAATGMQGGPTFVMRAEHEQMRGVLDAMQDLARQADFEGVLDHGDTLLMLTQQHNMKEEGVLYPLAERALGGSWAELATRLSSYALD
- a CDS encoding DUF2249 domain-containing protein, encoding MTFGVRREKTDRRGQIIQATLELLGEVNLDQLTTRQIAKALGVSQPSLFRHFPSKDQLLLEVVEHARAELLEMGARVLERHKSGRARLEELAATLFEHLQKHPGLPRLLFAHAAIGDGPLFDALRGLHASQAALLTELVRQGQAEGSLAPDIQPQDAATLFVGLLQGITLSRRLLPRDESLVTEGRRLLGLWLRGMQSDAECTAVPRIAAEPQPRPNGPPLALLDVAPILKGGVDPLDTILEHLARVGPTGVLLVFAPFRPSPLIQLLTERGHGVEVERLSSRYFRVQIVNGGGLRIADLRELEAPEPLERVLEAAATLRDGAVYLARLPRHPRMLLPHLDARAVRYRVLDEPDGSALLRVEGTVAE
- a CDS encoding VWA domain-containing protein, whose amino-acid sequence is MKLRAAPRASMGATPGGAQDIDYARDRIRAGEVPHEKTFTAEGLLSQHDLPLPSNRPCMQILCLSGAAANAELVAQPEVRYLAQLGFASNLDPKTWRRKPLNLVAVVDKSGSMSGDPLDTVKASLRQVATQMTSRDRLAIVLYGDRSHVHLAPTSLSRRNEVLTAIDQIQSAGSTAMEEGLRVGFDLAARSRSGFAGQTRVMLFTDERPNVGATDKDSFMGMARAASRQGIGLTTVGVSTHFGAELATAISSVRGGNLVFFPQPGDMRARFTRDFDTLVTELAHDMRLEVTPRKGFELVGLYGVPGEMVKRTKSGGLSMEIETIFLSKDKGGIYFGFAPKVGALPAPAGAIADVQLTYVDTQKRRNSDQLSFPLLAKAKMPLGLARGMLLVDEVTTLKKASILHGQQNKTEEAYQLVRALHKRMNDAHDGSLAKELELVATLNKTLTRLSGHKGEDASAGQLIARDAVSGIPH
- a CDS encoding response regulator encodes the protein MQADAEQLNVLIIDDDPGTRGLLVDLVLSRGHQAVPAESAEDGLNLLVSWSFQVAFLDQRLPGMEGLLLGEYLRRNNPDMTIALVTGEDDVRLERQTRDLAIRFIPKPFDVQVIHEVLDETLAAAREREAQLSERANADFAPRFSEYASALGDAFDVPGVSERIERCLAETIKRRLSDLRSGSRYTEQGRVVALSGLLAARVLGLDLRKHTPTGTNLFAEYDAIMRQHGRRVEFDEPSED